A genome region from Skermanella rosea includes the following:
- a CDS encoding acetamidase/formamidase family protein, with amino-acid sequence MSSNHTHAPGQGHGHTIHRHCHHHGWDNSNTPILTIAPGETVEFETVDSSGGQLGPGSVLDDLLRLDFGKVNPVTGPVHIDGAEPGDALKVTLVSFRPSGWGWTANIPGFGLLADQFTEAALHIWKYDPASMAPALYGPGGRVPLKPFTGTIGLAPAEPGLHSVVPPRRVGGNLDVRDLCAGTELYLPVEVAGALFSVGDTHAAQGDGEVCGTAIESPMDVTLKFELVKGANLAFPRFRTRGPVTRHLDAEGYEVTTGVGPDLMEGARAAVSGMIDLLTARHGMSAVEAYMLCSVCGDLRVSEIVDMPNWVVSFYFPRVVLS; translated from the coding sequence ATGTCCAGTAACCACACCCACGCGCCCGGACAGGGGCACGGCCACACCATCCACCGCCACTGCCACCACCATGGCTGGGACAATTCCAATACCCCGATCCTGACCATCGCCCCGGGCGAGACCGTGGAGTTCGAGACGGTGGACAGCTCGGGCGGGCAGCTCGGCCCCGGCAGCGTGCTGGACGACCTGCTCCGGCTCGATTTCGGCAAGGTCAACCCGGTCACCGGCCCGGTCCATATCGACGGGGCGGAGCCGGGCGACGCGCTGAAGGTGACCCTGGTCTCCTTCAGGCCGTCCGGCTGGGGCTGGACCGCCAACATTCCCGGCTTCGGGCTGCTGGCCGACCAGTTCACCGAAGCCGCGCTGCACATCTGGAAATACGATCCCGCCAGCATGGCGCCGGCCCTCTACGGACCCGGCGGCCGGGTTCCCCTCAAGCCCTTCACCGGCACGATCGGGCTGGCACCGGCCGAGCCGGGGCTGCACAGCGTGGTTCCGCCGCGCAGGGTAGGGGGCAACCTGGACGTCCGCGACCTGTGCGCCGGCACCGAGCTGTACCTGCCGGTCGAGGTGGCGGGAGCCCTGTTCTCCGTCGGCGACACCCACGCGGCCCAGGGAGACGGCGAGGTCTGCGGCACCGCCATCGAGAGCCCGATGGACGTCACCCTGAAGTTCGAGCTGGTCAAGGGCGCCAACCTGGCCTTCCCGCGCTTCCGCACCCGAGGTCCGGTGACCCGCCACCTGGACGCGGAAGGATACGAAGTGACCACCGGCGTGGGTCCCGACCTGATGGAAGGGGCGCGGGCCGCGGTGTCGGGCATGATCGACCTGCTGACCGCCCGGCACGGCATGTCGGCGGTCGAGGCCTACATGCTGTGCAGCGTCTGCGGCGATCTGCGCGTCAGCGAGATCGTGGACATGCCGAACTGGGTGGTCAGTTTCTACTTCCCGCGGGTGGTGCTGTCCTGA